The segment ACAAGTCACGAATTATAATGCTGCACAAGCTGTACTGTCTTATTTACACAAGCTCCCTGTGTACAAGAATGCTGATTTATTTTCTCTATGTAAAGACACTCATTATGTTGAGTCCGTCAATAATGCCATGCTTGCAGTATGTTGACAAGTGGGTCGTGTATGGGGAGAGTGCCTACCGGATGCGCGTACGACTAGCCATCCTTGATTGGAATGAAAACGTGGATAGGCCTATCACATCACGCCATTTGTCAGAATATGTAAAGAACCAGAGGGCACAACTTGGATACCCCATACACAAGAAAAAAACCTACCAGTTTCTGGATGTGTTGTGGCTATTGTGGTTGAAGTACTCTTATGGCGAAAATACTCACTAGTAttgtttaatttgtattattctCATCAGCAAGGACATTATTTGGTACTCCTATGTGAATATGTAGTACACTGTGTACATTTTTAGAAACTATGGATTGTTAAATCAAGGTTGATTTTCGGAATATTGACACTCATAGCAGTTCACTGTAAGTACTATGCTTTCTTATGTATGTGTTAAATATCAGAAGCCTAATAGCATCCTAGCCTAATTTATAATCCCGGTGAGTTATCACTAGACCTTAGGAACACTCCTTCCCCTCTACCACTTGTCCACACTCAGAGCCCCATGTGCTATATATTCTATAAATACCTCTAGCCAGGAACTCTGGCATTGCCTCTGCCTGATAGTGAGGCTTAGCCCTGCCTGCTGTAGAGAGGACTGCACAGTACTGCCCTACCACCAGTTGCAGGTTTAAGCAGACTATAATTGTGTCCAGTGATTTGGAGCTAATTGGAGCTGTGAAGTGAAATGGCTCAGCAATCTATGGTTGAACTGAAACAGGCTAAATTACCTGAATTGTTGAGTTTAGCTGAAGAATAGTTAAGTGAAATGGGCTGTTGTGAGATATTTCGATGGCCAGTTGAGTGGAGTTCTGAAGGGAACGGAAGTGGAGGTTGAAGAGACAGGGTTGACACTCCAAGACGGCTACCTACAGGAAGGAGACCATTGCGTGGCCAAGTGGTTAGACAAGAAAATGTACAAGGCCAAGATTCTCTTCATTATAAATGATGTAAGTATAATAATTATAAACAGTAATGATAGAAGCGAGAGTTAGTTTGTAAGTCTGAGTTAGCATTATAGTTAGTTCCATTTTGAGGTTTGATTAGTGCTTTTTTTAAAACAGGTAGTTGGATCAACTGTTCCTCAGGGTCCCATTTCAATCACACCAGTGGTTGGTTtatatgtaaattgcattgtgAAAAAGTAATGTCTCACACAAAAAGctcatttattttaaaaagcAAGGTATCATCAAGAGATCGGATCGATAATGGAAGAAAACTGTAAATCACAGCAGTGAACAtaattattgatatatatttttttgcaaaataaagCATCATGAATATCCGTAAGTACAACTCGTCTGAAACACAAAGCACTTAGGCTGGGTCCAGCCTTAGTCCATGCCCAGCAAGAGAAGACTAGTCCAAGTTCATTCAgaacatattttgatattcaATCACTATTtgaaacacatttatatttcaAGAAGTTTTCatagtttgaaatattttagaaattgaaaataaaaagGACAAGAGATTACAGTTTCCAGTAGCTCCTTGGAGAGGTTAAAAATAAGTTGAAATTTGTTTTCTATGAAATCATTCCTCCACTGAAATTTGTTTTGTCCTTTCAGCTGACGAAGAAATAGCTGCGAAACCGGCAACTCTGCTGAAGGTGGCCTATCCTGATAGGAAGCAGGAGAACAAAGCTGATTCTGATAAGGAATCGACTGAAACCAAAAGGAGTAAACTGGCCAACCCTTACAAAGCTACACAACCTACAAAGGTATGCAATACTTTCAAAGAAGATAATTCTCAAATAAAGAAGGAAAGAGGAATTGTTAATTGTAGATTTCAATTTAGTTAAAACCTTCAGATAATTCTCAAATAAAGAAGGAAAGAGGAATTGTTAATTGTAGATTTCATTTTAGTTAAAACCTAACATTGCTAAAACAATAATTGTtactgtatacatatatgtaaaagTATAAGAAAAATCAGCTCGACAAAACCCAAATGGGCATCTTGCTTCATGAAGTCTAACTTGGATCTAATTGGGACTAGAAAggtgaattttgcctagagtgaCAGTGTGCATATAAAACTGAAGTAACTACAAGCGGTTACTTGACATAACTATCAATATTGACTACTGCTACTTAAACACCACTTATGGGCAATTAACCAGTGATTGTGAAATTACAGAAattaatgtaatttattgacaatTACTTACAAGTTCTTTATGGGCAAGTGTTTTCAATATGACCAGGGCCTGTGGCAattgaaacattgaaaacaaaataattagaACCACtattataaaacaaattaaaactcACTTTGcttatcacaaaatataatttacTGCAAGACTGTTTCAAGGTAAAGAATTCTTGACACTATAAAGAGATATCATGATGTTTGTATGAAGTAATACaagtatttttttattgttatattgacttcaTTACATTGACTTAATAAGCTTTCATGGATATActgaatttttttaaaaataatatttcagaaaGCACCTGAGACTACAGAAACGGAAAAGAAGGCCCAGATTAGAGCCCTGGAGAAGATGGTGGAGGAGCTCCTGACAGTGTAGTACGGCCATGGAGACCAGGTAGAGGAGTTGACACGGAGCCTAGAGGAGAAAGATGTTATTATCAAGGAGAAGGAGCAGGTCATCAAGGACAAGGAACAGATTATAAAGAACAAGGAACAGATATTAAAGGACAAGGTAGAggaacttgttgccatgaaagCTAGTCTGGCCAGATTGCAGTCAAAGACAGTTCAACCATGCCTATGCAGTGGGCAGTGTTTCCGTTATCCGGCATATACCGGCTTTTGGCCGGTAAAAATAGCCAATATCCGGTATTTTGAAACACTGCCGGCCATAGTAGCCGGCAAAATTTTTTTACCAACAAGTTAATAATTTCATTAttacttcattaaaatatttcccAACCaacctgtttgtgttttttttatcacgGCAACAGATCATTACGTGGCCAAAAACGGAAAAAGCCCAAGCTAAAAATAGCATTCGTTTCGATGTTCATTCTGAACTTACCAATACGACATTTGAGATTTTGTTGATGCGCATGTCAATTTCCCACGTGCTCGCTTCCATGACATCACTATGTCTGCCAAGAAAAAGCAAGCTTGTTTGTCCGCCTTTTTTGGGGGCAAACATTCAAACTTATCCTCAGAAAATGAAAGTAGTTTGAAACGGAAATTACCAGAAGAAAATAACTCTAAGTCTGATGGATCATCGGCATCGGGGTCGAAAAAAAGTGCCAGTGTCAAATCAGTGCGGAATTTCAACAGTGACTGGTTGAAGCAGTTCGGTTGGTTGCGTCACGAACTTACGCCAGATGGAGAATTATTGTTCTGTACTATATGTGAAGCTGCCAAAAAACAGAATGGATTCACTAAAGGgtgcatcaacatgaaactttCTGCACTGAAAGAGCACAGGGATAGTGCTTCTCACTACCAGGCTGTAATCGTCGCTGGTCAAGTCAGAGCAATGGCGACTCATGTAAATAAAGCTGCTGAAAAAAGTGATGAAAAACTGACGGCTATGATGAACACCGTCCTTTTCATGGCTAAAGAAAATCTAGCGACTTCAAAGTTTTCCAAATTAATTGACTTACAGAAGAGAAACGGATGTACCAGTTTGAGTGGTGTGGTGTATTCCCATTCAGATTCTGTGGAGGAAATGGAACATTGTATTGTGCAAAGTACCATTGAACAACTCAAGGAACGCGTGCAAAACAGCAGATTTATCGGGTTAATAATTGATGAAACTGTAAACATTACCGTGGAGAAGAAACTGATCATGTTTTTGAAGATTCAAAATAATGGAAAAACTGACACTGTATTTCTTGGGAATTTTTCCGTTCACAGCGGAACGGCCGAGTGTATTACTGAAAAAGTGAAAGAAGTGTTGAGTGAATGGAATATTTCATTGGAGCAATTAGTGGGCCTTGGTTCCGACGGAGCCAGTGTGATGACCGGACGGTGAGCAGGGGTAGGGGTCAGACTTCAGCCAGAGAGCCCCTTTTTAGTCCATGTACATTGTGTGGCACATAGGGTCGCTTTAGCCTCTGCAGACGCAGCTAAGGTTTCAAAATATGTGGCTGAATATAGAAAAACTCTAAACGAAATTTATAAACTGTATGAATACTCGGCGACTCGTTACAATCGTCTTAGGGAGTTATCAGAAATTCTTGAGGAGAGTGATTTTGCAAGTGTGATTCAGCCGACCAGTGTGAGGTGGCTGTCAGTCGGCAGAGCAGTTAAATCTACAAGAGAAACATGGCCAGCTCTTGTCATGGAAATAGAGGAGGCTTCAGAGAGAAAAAATGCAGTTGCGTCTAGCATCATAAAGAAAATCAAAACCTACACTTTCATAGGAATGACGTATGTGTTGTCTGACACGTTACATTTCATGGACAAACTTGTGTGTTTATTTCAGAAGGATACGCTAAATCTTGGACTTGTGAAACCTATTGTTCGATCAACTATCGAGTCATTGCAGGAGCTGAAAGAAAATCCTGGGAAAcatgagcaatatttcaacgaAAACGTTAGAAATGGTGAATTTCGTGGTGTGAAATTGACCTATGCAGACCCTCGCTCTGTCACAGCTTTCAAGAAAATTCGTGATGACTTCATTGACGAATTGTGCAGTTCACTCGAGGCAAGATTCCCTGATGATAGTCTGTCTGTTTTATCCTGTCTGGATAATCTATTAAATCCAGATCGGTACCCTGACACGGCGAACGAGTTGGCGACATACGGCCAGGATTCCCTACAAGTTGTTCTTGACAAGTTCAGCCCTGTGATTGGTCAGGAGGGCTGTGACGTCGTGAGTGTTCCAGTCAATCGGGAGCGAGCTGAGGGGGATTTCCCGCACTTCAGGAAAACAGTGACAGGCATGGGAACAGTTGGCCTAGAGCAGACGTGCAAACTCATTATCAGAGACTTTAGCGATCTATATCCAGATTTTGCCAATCTTGCAATTATTGCATTGGTGATACCAGTCAGTAGTGTGCCTGCAGAACGTGGGTTTAGCTTGCAAAATCGTTTGCACTCGTCCAGCCGTAATCGGCTCTGCGAACGACGCCTGAACAatctcatgttgttgaacatgCACGCAAGTGAGGAATGTATCACTAGAGCTGTGGATCTCTTCAGAAATAAAAAACGAAAGATTTAAAAGGTGAGAATTAtcgtttgttttatttttgaaaatagtttGATTGATGTGGCCGGTATTTTTCTGGAATGGCCGGTAAAATTTTTAGCTGCCGGTCATGGTGGCCGGCTGTGCAAAAAGCCACCGGAAACACTGAGTGGGGCTCTTGCATCCTCTTTGAGATCAGAATCTGTCCACCGATTTTGTTAATCAGTGGGCAGGATTATGCCCACTTAATTCAGCCACCGAAACTCGACTGCAGCCAAGCCCCTCAGCATCAATTCCTTGAACTCCTGCTTTCTCCCCTCCTCAAAAATCCAGACACTATGAAGAGATATCGTGATGTTTGTATGAAGTAATACaagtatttttttattgttatattgacttcaTTACATTGACTTAATAAGCTTTCATGGATATActgaatttttttaaaaataatatttcagaaaGCACCTGAGACTACAGAAACGGAAAAGAAGGCCCAGATTAGAGCCCTGGAGAAGATGGTGGAGGAGCTCCTGACAGTGTAGTATGGCCATGGAGACCAGGTAGAGGAGTTGACACGGAGCCTAGAGGAGAAAGATGTTATTATCAAGGAGAAGGAGCAGGTCATCAAGGACAAGGAACAGATTATAAAGAACAAGGAACAGATATTAAAGGACAAGGTAGAggaacttgttgccatgaaagCTAGCCTGGCCAGATTGCAGTCAAAGACAGTTCAACCATGCCTATGCAGTGGGGCTCTTGCATCCTCTTTGAGATCAGAATCTGTCCACCGATTTTGTTAATCAGTGGGCAGCATTATGCCCACTTAATTCAGCCACCGAAACTCGACTGCAGCCAAGCCCCTCAGCATCAATTCCTTGAACTCCTGCTTTCTCCCCTCCTCAAAAATCCAGACACTATAAAGAGATATCGTGATGTTTGTATGAAGTAATACaagtatttttttattgttacATTGACTTCATTACATTGACTTAATAAGCTTTCATGGATATACTGaagttttttaaaaacaatatttcagaaagCACCTGAGACTACAGAAACGGAAAAGAAGGCCCAGTTTAGAGCCCAGGAGAAGATGGTGGAGGAGCTCCTGACAGTGCAGTACGGCCATGGTGACCAGGTAGAGGAGTTGACACGGAGCCTAGAGGAGAAAGATGTTATTATCAAGGAGAAGGAGCAGGTCATCAATGACAAGACAAGGAACAGATTATAAAGAACAAGGAACAGATATTAAAGGACAAGGAAGAggaacttgttgccatgaaagCTAGTCTGGCCAGATTGCAGTCAAAGACAGTTCAACCATGCCTATGCAGTGGGGCTCTTGCATCCTCTTTGAGATCAGAATCTGTCCACCGATTTTATTAATCAGTGGGCAGGATTATGTTCAGTTAATTCAGCCACCAAAACTCGACTGCAGCCAAGCCCCTCAGCATCAGTTCTTTGAACGCCTACTTTCTCCCCTCCTCAAAAATCCAGGCTCATGTGTGCACCAGCACTGCCGCTGCCAATGCCTTCCCCATCATTATCACCACAGTCATCCAGGGCAAATACTCTGCCATCACCCTCAACATGTGATGGTGACATCACTGACCTTAGTGGAGGGGTGATGCTGAAGAAAATTGTCCTTGACGCCTGCATTTCTTCTGAGAAGGGATCAACCTCCAAGCTAGTCAGAAATTTGCTTCATGCATTTTTTTCTGATCAGGAGCTTGGGGAAAGGGACAAAGGCTGCTTTGCCAACAAAAACAGTAGCAGCAATAAAGGGTAATTCTAACAGAGAACTTGAAAAATTGAGCCAAAAAAGTGTAAAAAAGTATATGAAAATACAGAATTGAACATCTCTATGCATTTTATTAATATGAAAGTATTGTGGCCATCATTCAAGTTTCTGTAAAACTAGATTCTTCAGTAAGTAACTTGAGCAGTATGTTTAGATGTGTAATTATGTGTAGATGGTAAGTGTGGTGAAATAAACATAGTCAAAATTGTGCAACATAATACAGATAAACTGAAATGATTTAATCAAGCTTTTCATTACAGGGTTTGTGTTAT is part of the Haliotis asinina isolate JCU_RB_2024 chromosome 6, JCU_Hal_asi_v2, whole genome shotgun sequence genome and harbors:
- the LOC137287831 gene encoding uncharacterized protein C17orf113-like, translating into MSAKKKQACLSAFFGGKHSNLSSENESSLKRKLPEENNSKSDGSSASGSKKSASVKSVRNFNSDWLKQFGWLRHELTPDGELLFCTICEAAKKQNGFTKGCINMKLSALKEHRDSASHYQAVIVAGQVRAMATHVNKAAEKSDEKLTAMMNTVLFMAKENLATSKFSKLIDLQKRNGCTSLSGVVYSHSDSVEEMEHCIVQSTIEQLKERVQNSRFIGLIIDETVNITVEKKLIMFLKIQNNGKTDTVFLGNFSVHSGTAECITEKVKEVLSEWNISLEQLVGLGSDGASVMTGRSLEARFPDDSLSVLSCLDNLLNPDRYPDTANELATYGQDSLQVVLDKFSPVIGQEGCDVKAPETTETEKKAQIRALEKMVEELLTV